The Acinetobacter sp. SAAs474 DNA window AGATTTAATTAACTCTGGTATTCAACCGACGGTTCAAAAAACCTGTAATAATCCAATTGAACGTAATTTAGCAATTGCTAAATCTTTGGGAATTACGGGTACACCGACCATTATTTTTTCTAATGGTTTAAAAGTAGTCGGTGCTTTTCCTGTGGAACAAATGGAAGAAATTTTTAAAGATTTTGGTTTATAAAGAGTAGGTTTATAACTATTAAAAGCACCTCATAGGCTGAGGTGCATATTAAAATTAAGCATTTTTTGTCAATAAACCATACAGATATAAAATCACAATAGCGCCAATGACAGAAGCAAAGAAACCGGCGGTCGCATTTTCACCATACAAACCAAGTGCTCGTCCACCATACGTTGCGACTAAAGAGCCTCCCATACCGAGTAAAGTCGTAATGATAAAACCTGCTTTGTTATTACCTGGTTTAATGGCACGTGCAATTAAACCTGCAATAAAGCCGACCAAAATTGCGACAATTAATGACCACATTACGCTTCTCCTTGTTATCTAACTTATTTACTATTCATACTCTCTTGACATGATATTGACATAAATTTTCATGAGATAGAATGATGCTATTACATTTGAAGCAGATTTATTCAACAGATAAATATGACTAAAATAACAGGATAATCCGCTATATCATGATGATAAATCATATAGTGCTATCATCAAGTTATTCAAATAAATCAAAAATAGTTAAAATGATACAAGTTGTTGTGCTTTTGTGTTGGTCTCATCATAAGGGATTAAAATGAGCTGAAAATCATTAGTCTTGCAGTATTAGCTCATTCAAGAAACATCATATGTTGAGGATAGTTTTGCATTAAACAGATCATACTCAAACAATCGCTAAAACTATTGTTTGAGTATGCTAGATACAGCTTTAATGGTTTAAAGGCCAATTTCACCAATAAAAGGAATATGACGATATTTTTGATTATAGTCTAAACCATAACCTACAATAAATTTATCTTCTACTTCAAACCCTAAGAATTTAACTTCTAAGTCAATTTCACGGCGTGAAGGTTTACTGATTAAGGTACATAATTCAATGGAATGAGGTTGACGTGTCTTGAGAATTTCTAAAACTTTACTGAGTGTATTACCTGAGTCAATAATATCCTCAACCACCAAAATATCCTTGCCACGAATATCACCATCTAAGTCTTTTAAGA harbors:
- a CDS encoding GlsB/YeaQ/YmgE family stress response membrane protein, whose amino-acid sequence is MWSLIVAILVGFIAGLIARAIKPGNNKAGFIITTLLGMGGSLVATYGGRALGLYGENATAGFFASVIGAIVILYLYGLLTKNA
- the hpt gene encoding hypoxanthine phosphoribosyltransferase gives rise to the protein MTVQMSVMISEQEIQAKVKELGAKIDAHYANSDKELVLIGLLRGSVIFMADLCRTIAKPHELDFMTVSSYGGNTVSSRDVKILKDLDGDIRGKDILVVEDIIDSGNTLSKVLEILKTRQPHSIELCTLISKPSRREIDLEVKFLGFEVEDKFIVGYGLDYNQKYRHIPFIGEIGL